From a single Lewinella sp. LCG006 genomic region:
- a CDS encoding carboxypeptidase-like regulatory domain-containing protein, with the protein MKTNIILLVFLLTCSLSWSAFSARKVNDISGCVVNEAGQAMLYVDVKDESGKVLTQTDVNGCFVLAGEALVGALTLYFPGYDVLTIDAASAKAMTYTLPIIKHLPAVYTPTGNTLYPTESRGEYEITGHVQDESKEALIGATVLVVGTTMGTVVDVDGNFKLMAPAPCVDLTIYYTGFETLEVKNACEKKKNTFTLKAGVRLDEVVVTGLSARRADKKMLSISSYAEAEAPMTPPSHSAPPPPPPSAVFEEGPALRSESYTTDAMFSTTLATSMEDSGGTKDIVAKGIDLPSAGQLTAGEINDFSKWDMWADISKEDLGQYRSQWQQFADHRYTLQLTTPSGAAVVNAIATLEDGQGNALWQARTDAQGRAELWAHYFRDVDNPANELTILINYEGQKKRIAKAKPFNEGINFETIRTDCREEAMVDIAFVVDATGSMGDEISYLQAELLDVIRRVREGLPGVDLQLGSVFYRDQGEEYLTRVQAFTKESKTAVSFVEQQQAQGGGDYPEAVEAALESALDSLQWRDAASTRLLFLVLDAPPHQEEENIKRMQVAITKAAQRGIQIIPVSCSGVDKNTEFLLRSMALATNGTYTFITDHSGIGNSHIEPSTDSYEVEYLNDVLARLSIDRSKLSTCETPIAETTIDEPADRGWTYYPNPTSGPISLNFTDTPGTLYLADAQGKLLLQQNAQDQFDMDLGRYPAGTYWLRHEAQDGTWTQGQVLLLRR; encoded by the coding sequence ATGAAAACGAATATTATCCTTTTAGTATTTCTATTGACTTGCAGCCTGAGCTGGAGTGCTTTTTCGGCTCGTAAAGTCAACGACATTAGCGGATGTGTCGTCAATGAAGCGGGGCAAGCCATGCTTTATGTTGATGTAAAAGATGAAAGTGGCAAAGTGCTGACGCAGACGGATGTCAATGGTTGTTTTGTGCTTGCAGGAGAAGCTCTTGTTGGTGCCTTGACCTTGTATTTCCCGGGTTACGATGTGCTTACTATTGATGCAGCATCGGCCAAAGCGATGACCTACACTTTGCCAATCATCAAACATTTGCCTGCTGTTTATACGCCAACGGGCAACACCCTATACCCCACAGAAAGCCGTGGTGAATACGAGATAACGGGCCACGTACAGGACGAAAGCAAAGAGGCCCTGATCGGAGCCACGGTACTGGTGGTAGGCACGACGATGGGTACGGTCGTTGATGTTGATGGCAACTTTAAACTGATGGCCCCAGCACCTTGTGTTGACCTCACCATTTACTATACCGGTTTTGAAACGCTGGAAGTAAAAAACGCCTGCGAAAAGAAAAAAAATACTTTTACGCTGAAAGCAGGCGTGAGACTTGACGAAGTGGTAGTAACAGGATTGAGTGCTCGCAGGGCTGACAAAAAAATGTTGAGCATTAGTTCTTACGCTGAAGCCGAAGCACCTATGACACCTCCTTCGCATTCAGCGCCACCCCCGCCACCGCCATCAGCGGTATTTGAAGAAGGACCTGCTTTACGGTCGGAATCTTACACCACTGACGCCATGTTCTCGACTACACTCGCTACATCAATGGAGGACAGTGGTGGCACTAAAGATATAGTAGCCAAAGGCATTGACCTCCCATCGGCAGGCCAACTGACCGCCGGAGAAATCAATGACTTCAGCAAGTGGGACATGTGGGCCGACATCAGCAAGGAAGACCTGGGACAGTACCGCAGCCAGTGGCAGCAATTTGCCGACCACCGCTACACCCTACAACTGACTACCCCAAGCGGAGCGGCCGTAGTAAACGCAATCGCTACCTTAGAAGATGGCCAAGGCAACGCCCTCTGGCAAGCACGCACCGATGCTCAAGGGCGGGCCGAATTGTGGGCCCACTACTTTCGGGATGTTGACAACCCAGCCAATGAACTGACCATATTGATCAACTACGAGGGGCAGAAAAAGCGCATTGCCAAGGCCAAGCCTTTTAATGAAGGTATCAATTTTGAGACCATCCGCACGGATTGTCGCGAAGAGGCCATGGTAGACATTGCCTTTGTGGTAGATGCCACCGGATCAATGGGAGATGAAATCAGCTACCTCCAAGCCGAATTGCTGGATGTAATTCGTCGGGTACGGGAAGGCTTACCAGGAGTTGACTTACAACTGGGCAGCGTTTTCTACCGCGACCAAGGAGAGGAATACCTGACGCGCGTGCAGGCCTTCACTAAGGAGTCAAAAACTGCGGTATCTTTTGTAGAACAACAGCAGGCCCAAGGCGGCGGCGATTATCCTGAGGCCGTAGAAGCCGCTTTAGAAAGTGCATTGGATTCGCTACAATGGCGTGATGCAGCCAGTACACGTTTGTTGTTCCTGGTATTGGACGCCCCACCCCACCAAGAAGAAGAAAATATCAAGCGGATGCAGGTGGCCATCACCAAGGCAGCTCAGCGGGGTATTCAGATCATTCCGGTAAGCTGTAGCGGAGTGGATAAGAATACCGAGTTCCTCCTCCGTAGCATGGCGCTGGCGACCAATGGCACCTATACCTTCATTACCGACCACAGTGGTATTGGCAACAGCCATATCGAACCCTCTACCGATAGCTACGAAGTAGAATACCTCAATGATGTACTGGCTCGCCTGAGTATTGATCGCAGCAAGTTGAGTACCTGTGAGACCCCAATAGCAGAAACCACTATTGACGAACCCGCCGACCGCGGATGGACCTACTACCCCAACCCGACCAGCGGACCGATCAGTCTGAACTTCACGGATACCCCTGGCACCCTCTACTTGGCGGATGCACAAGGGAAACTCTTGCTCCAGCAAAATGCACAGGACCAGTTTGACATGGATTTGGGCCGTTATCCTGCCGGCACCTACTGGCTCCGCCACGAAGCCCAAGACGGCACCTGGACCCAGGGGCAGGTGTTGTTGTTGAGGAGATAA
- a CDS encoding regulatory protein RecX has product MQKKYLTKAQALRKLQRFCAYQDRCHSEVRSKLIELGVYGDTLEEVMAELIVERFLDEERFARSYVRGKFRLKKWGRIRIKQELKMRKISAYCTKKGLEEIEEEEYMACLRAILEKKISDYTRKYDDFTAHQKAAVYANGRGYEFPLIWEILREMRSKV; this is encoded by the coding sequence ATGCAGAAAAAGTACCTCACCAAGGCCCAAGCCTTAAGAAAACTTCAACGATTTTGCGCTTATCAGGATCGTTGCCACTCGGAGGTACGCAGTAAATTGATTGAGTTGGGGGTCTATGGCGATACCCTGGAAGAGGTAATGGCCGAGCTGATTGTTGAACGTTTCCTGGATGAAGAACGCTTCGCACGTTCCTACGTACGTGGTAAATTTCGCCTCAAGAAATGGGGCCGCATCCGCATTAAGCAAGAGCTTAAAATGCGCAAAATATCGGCTTATTGCACTAAAAAAGGATTAGAAGAAATAGAGGAGGAAGAATACATGGCTTGTCTGCGTGCCATCCTAGAGAAAAAAATATCAGACTATACGCGTAAGTATGATGATTTTACTGCCCACCAGAAAGCTGCCGTCTACGCCAATGGCCGCGGATATGAATTTCCTTTGATATGGGAGATACTTAGGGAGATGAGGTCAAAAGTGTAA
- a CDS encoding mechanosensitive ion channel family protein: protein MDFFDLDKLSELITAYAPKVVGALLTLIIGFWIVGRVIRAVEKSMEKRKMDETIRPFLTSLISVGLKVMILLAAASMFGIEITSFVAIFGAMAFAVGLALQGSLGHFASGVLLLTFRPYKVGDLVTIGGGQTGTVVGIQIFNTVLATLDNKRIIVPNGVVTSNVITNISGQGTIGVELTFGIGYGDSIDKAREIILRVGKECPWILDEPKQGVVVGELGDSSVNLNTRPFCKSEHYWDTFFYMQENVKKGFDAGGVSIPFPQMDVHMDK from the coding sequence ATGGACTTTTTTGACTTAGATAAATTATCAGAACTTATTACCGCTTATGCTCCTAAAGTGGTAGGTGCGCTACTTACACTGATCATTGGTTTCTGGATAGTAGGCCGAGTTATCCGTGCCGTTGAGAAAAGCATGGAGAAGCGGAAGATGGATGAAACCATCCGTCCATTCCTTACCTCTTTGATCAGTGTGGGGCTCAAAGTAATGATTTTATTGGCTGCTGCCAGCATGTTTGGCATTGAGATCACCTCTTTTGTGGCGATTTTTGGTGCTATGGCTTTTGCCGTTGGTTTGGCACTACAAGGCAGCTTGGGGCATTTTGCCAGTGGTGTACTACTACTCACCTTCCGTCCTTACAAAGTAGGCGACCTGGTGACCATCGGTGGTGGCCAAACGGGCACGGTCGTAGGCATTCAGATTTTCAACACTGTATTAGCCACCCTTGACAACAAGCGTATCATTGTCCCCAACGGTGTCGTAACCAGCAATGTCATCACCAACATCTCTGGCCAGGGAACCATTGGTGTAGAACTCACCTTCGGTATCGGCTACGGCGACAGCATCGACAAAGCCCGCGAGATTATCCTCCGCGTTGGCAAAGAATGCCCCTGGATTCTTGATGAACCCAAACAGGGAGTCGTCGTCGGCGAACTCGGCGACAGCTCGGTCAATCTCAACACTCGCCCCTTCTGTAAAAGTGAACACTACTGGGATACTTTCTTCTACATGCAAGAAAACGTGAAAAAAGGCTTTGATGCTGGTGGTGTAAGCATTCCGTTTCCGCAGATGGATGTGCATATGGATAAGTAA
- a CDS encoding DMT family transporter produces MHPIFFLLIATILWGLNFHLAKVMLAQVNFVEAGFWRYLFGVGFLVILQWRNKEAWPGRAFRQGPKGVLLVGLIGLFAFNLLFFLGLQFTTALNAALIVSLNPVLTMLFARWLLGQPINNGQKLGMFVAVMGVLFLLSKGQVANLLTLAWSKGDLLIIGANIVFSLQNIWVRKYGSAFPNISFTLATNALCLLGFILLLPFVGEPGIQGGDLQFWLAVFGIGILGTGLAYLLWNEGIKRRGAHEAGLFMNVVPLAAALFAVFFGEHLHLYHLTSGGIIMMGVLYFQRAGKKNSSKKLNL; encoded by the coding sequence ATGCACCCTATCTTCTTTTTACTCATCGCGACTATCCTCTGGGGACTCAACTTCCACCTGGCGAAGGTTATGCTTGCCCAGGTCAACTTTGTGGAAGCAGGCTTTTGGCGTTATCTTTTTGGGGTTGGTTTTCTCGTTATTCTTCAATGGAGAAATAAAGAAGCATGGCCAGGGCGGGCATTCCGCCAAGGCCCCAAGGGTGTATTACTGGTGGGATTGATTGGCTTATTTGCTTTTAATCTTCTGTTTTTTCTGGGCTTACAATTCACAACCGCACTGAATGCGGCCCTCATCGTCAGCTTAAACCCCGTGCTGACCATGCTTTTTGCCCGTTGGCTCTTGGGGCAGCCCATTAACAACGGCCAAAAACTGGGCATGTTCGTCGCCGTGATGGGCGTATTGTTTCTCCTAAGTAAAGGGCAAGTAGCTAACCTGCTCACCCTGGCCTGGTCCAAGGGAGACTTGCTGATCATCGGTGCCAATATCGTCTTTTCGCTACAAAATATTTGGGTAAGAAAATACGGCAGTGCCTTCCCCAATATCTCCTTTACCCTGGCAACCAATGCCCTGTGCTTACTAGGCTTTATCCTCTTACTACCCTTTGTTGGCGAACCGGGTATTCAAGGAGGGGATCTCCAATTTTGGTTGGCCGTATTTGGCATCGGGATCTTGGGTACAGGACTAGCTTATCTACTCTGGAATGAAGGCATCAAGCGCCGAGGCGCCCACGAAGCTGGCTTATTTATGAATGTCGTACCACTAGCTGCTGCGCTCTTTGCCGTCTTTTTTGGCGAGCACCTCCACCTCTATCATTTGACCAGTGGCGGCATCATTATGATGGGGGTATTGTACTTCCAGCGGGCAGGGAAAAAGAATAGCTCAAAGAAATTGAATTTGTAA